Below is a window of Shinella sp. PSBB067 DNA.
GCTTTACGGCCGGTCGCCGCACATCAGGTCGCAAGTCTAAGGGGACGGACATGTTCGGAGCACTCTTCACATCGCAGGATGTCGTCAGCTCGGCCTATGCAGGCGTGCTCGTCGCGACATTCTCCACGGCCATCCTGTGCTTCCTGGGGCTTTCCTGGGTCAATGAAAAGTGGCGCGCGCCCGTCGCCATGGTCGGTGTCGCGGCCCTTGCCTCCTCGCTGCATTACGTCGGTGCCGCCTCGCTCTGGCTTTCGCTACAGAAGGCATCGGGCGGCGTTCGCTTCTCGGGCTGGTTCACGGTCCATCCGCTGCAGGTCGCGGCGGTCTATTTCTATGTGACGACCCTCGGCAAGGTGCCTGTCGGCGTCTTCTGGCGAATGTCGGCCGCCGCCCTGCTGATGGTCTTTTCGCGCTATCTGGGCGATGCCGGCTTCTTCAACCCCACCTTCGGCGTGCTGCTCTCCATCGGCTTCTGGCTCTACATCCTGGGCGAGATGTATTTCGGCGCGATGACCGGCCTCGTGCGCAAGGCAAGCCGCCCCGTACGCTTCGGCTATTTCTGGATACGCCTGATCTTCACCATCGGCTGGGCCATCTATCCCATCCTGCATTTCGTCGACGTGGTCATCGGGACCGGGCAGGCCTCCGGCGTGATCGCGCTCTACACCCTCTTCGACCTCGTCAATCTCATCACTCCGTCGCTCATCGTCCTGGCCGTCGCCGGCCAGGAGCGCTACTGAGCCGCCCGCACTTCCAAAGGCCGCAAGCCTGACGAAAGGACATGACCATGAACGGCGCTGACGCAATCGCCATCATCATACTCATCACGATCCTGATCGCCGTCGGGGTCTACCTGCTGCACTGGCTCTACCGGCATTCCTCGAAGGACCAGAGCTTCGTTCGCACCGGTTCTGGCGGCGAAAAGGTGGTCATGGGCGGCGGCGCCCTGGTCATCCCGATCATCCACGACATCACGGTCGTGAACATGAACGCGATACCGGTGGAAATCCGGCGGCAGGGCGAGCAGTCGCTGATCACCCGCAACAAGATGCGGGTCGACATCGCGGCGGAATTCTTTGTCCGCGTCGTCGCGACGAAGGACGGCGTCTCGACGGCGGCGCGCACGCTCGGCGTCCGCACGCAGGACCCGCTGGCGGTCAAGGAGATCATCCAGGGACGGTTTGTCGACGCCATGGCGGCGGTCGCCGCCTCGATGACCATGGATGAAATCCACGTCGATCGCGCCGGCTTCATGGAACGGGTTGCCGATATCGCAGGCAAGACCCTCGGGACCAACGGGCTCGAGCTCGAAAATGCCTCTCTCACCTCCCTCAACCAGACGGATATTTCCGTTTTCAACCCGGCGAACGCCTTCGACGCCGAAGGCCTCACGCAGATCACCGAGCAGGTGGAGAGCCATCGAAAGCTGCGCAACCGGATCGAGAACGAGGTTCGGATCGATATCAAGATGAAGGATTACGAGGCCGAGCAGCGCGCGCTGGAGATCGATCGCGATCTCGAATATGCCCGCATCGAGCAGGCGCGCGCCATCGAGGTTCGCAAGGTCGCGCAGCAGGCCGAGATCGAGGCGGAGCGCTCCACCTCCACCATTTCGATCACCCAGGCGCGCGTGCGCGCCGAGGAAGAGGCCGAGCGCATCCGCATTGCCAAGGATCAGGCGGTCGATGCCGAGCGTATCCGTGCCCAGAACGAGGTGCGTGCGCTGGAAATCGAACGGCAGAGGGAAACCGAGCTGACCGAGATCGCCTCCCGCACGCGGCTCGAAACAGAGCGCATTCTCACGCGCCAGCAGGTCGACGCCGAGCGCATCGAACGCGAGCGCCTCGTCAGGGAAGCCGAGATCAAGGCGCGTCTCGACATCGAGGTATTCGACAGCCGCTCCGGTGCGCAGATCGAGCAGGCCCGCCTCGACAGGCAGCGTGAGGTCGAAGCCAGGCGCATCGAGACCGAGCGCGAGATCGAATTGCTGTCCGTCGACAAGGAAAAGACCGTCAAGGTCGTCAACGAGCAGGCCGCTGCCGAGCAGGAGAAAGCGGCCATCGTCAAGCGTCATCAGGTCGAACTCGAACGCCTGAAGAAGGACGAGGACGTCGCCCAGCAGGAGATCCTGAAGCATCAGAAGATCAAGCTTGCGGAAACGCAGAGCCACCGCAAGGTGGAGGATGCGCAGATCGTCGCCAACCGCGAGATCGAGGAACTGCGCGTCGCCGCCGGCAAGTATATCGATCGCTACATCATCGAGCAGGACATGGAGATCGAGCTTGCCGACAAGCGCCGCCTGATCGCCGTCGTCAACAAGGCCATCGAGGAAGCGGTCGCCCGCACCAACGAGGCCGAGGCCCGCAAGCAGCTCACCCTGGTCGAGGAGCAGGTGGAGACGACCCGTGCCGAGGAACTTGCAGCCCGCAACAAGAAGATCGAGATCATCTCGGCGGAGGCCGCCGCAGAGCGCGAGGCGCTGCGCATGGTCAGGCGCGCGGAGGCCGAGAAGCTGTCCGCTGAACAACGTGCGGAGGCGGACATTGCCGAAGCGCGGGCCGCCGGTATCCGCTACGAGACCGATGCCGAGGGCAACCGCAAGCTCAACGACGCGGAAAACATGCGCAACGACGAGAGCCGCCGCAGCGCGATTTACGAGCAGCTCGTCAAGTCGCTGCCGCAGATCATCCGCGAAAGCGTCAAGCCGATGGAAAACATCGAATCGATCAAGATCCTGCAGGTCGACGGCCTGCCCGGTCTCAACAGCCCCTCGGAAACGGGCGGCGCGGGCGGTGCTTCGCCTTCCGGCGGCAACATTCCCGACCAGGTCGTGAACTCGGCGATGAAGTATCGCACGCAGGTCGCGTTCGTCGACGGTCTCATGGAGGAGATCGGCCTGCCGTTGAAGAACCTCGGTTCGGCCGGCGGCATGTCCTTCCGCAATTTCCCGCCGACGCCCGGCGCGAAGACCGGCAAGGACGATGACTGAGGCGCCCTGAAAGACCGCTCCTGCCTGGCGGGCAGGAGCGGGCAATTCATGTCATTGACGCAGCATTGTCTGGGAGGCTTCGATGTCAGGCAGGGATGAGACGGATCGGCTCGACCGTCACGGACTGGTGCTCGCCTGCTGGCTTTCAACGGGGTCGGTCGCGCTCGGGCTGTTTCATTTCGGCTTTGGCGCAGGCGGCCCCTGGTGGATCGCCGGCGGCTTTGTCCTGCTGATCGCGGGGTTTGCGCTCCATGTCGTGGTCAACGCCGTCACCCGAAGCTGGTTCAATGCCGGTGAGGTCGCATTGGGTCTGGTGCTTTATCTTTCCGGATTGCTCGCCTTCGTGCTGGCGACATTGCTGGTGGACGGATTTGCGGAGCGCCATTTCCTCCCCGTTGCGGGCGGAATGGCTTTTCTCGCCGCGGCCGCAATCTTCGCCATGGTAACGCGCTTTGGGCCCCGAGCCGCTTTCGAGCAGTTCGATATCATCCGTGACACCAATCCGCGCCGGGCGTCGAGCCTGGCGCATCGCGGAGGCCGCCGATGACCGCACTGCTCGCCAGCCTGATCGCCTTCAGCGGTGTCTTGGGTATCTATCTTGCGACGCGTTTCGCACGGGCCGGCCTGCCGCATGCCGTCTTTTTCGACGGTGGCCGGCCGATCCCCTCCTGGGCGCTCATGTTCGCGCTCGGCGGCTTGATGCTCACCGGCACCGGATTTTCCGAGCAGCTTGACCTGGCCGGGCGGTACGGCCTTCAGGCATCCCACGCCGGGATCGGCCTCGTTGTCGCGGCGCTTGTCGGCATTCTTCTCGGCAAGCGGCTGTGGCTGGCGGCGAGGATCGCGGGGTTTTCCAGTCCCGGCGACGCGCTCGGCACCTATTACGGCAGCGTCACGATGCGGCTCGTCATGCTCGGCATGGTCATGCTTTTCGGTCTGCCCTTTGCAGCCGACCTCCTGTCGGATGCCGGGCGCATCGTCGCCGGCGTCAGTGACGGCGGCATATCGCGTGCTGTCGCCGTCTGGGCGCTCGCCTTCTTCCTGTTCCTGCCCGCCGTGATCGGTGGATGGCGACCCGTCGCCTTCCTCATCGCCATCGAAAGCGCGGCTTTCGCCGTGATCCTGCTGGCCGTGACGCTTTTCGGCGAGACGGTCTCGGGCAGCCCGGGATTTCTCGCGAAGGGCATCGCAACGGCGCCGGGTATCCTGCATGACGCGCTTCCCGGCGTCGTCCAGTACTCGGCCGGCATAGGCAAGGACGTCTTGCCGGGCGGCTTTTTCACCGCACTCGGCGTGTTGTCGCGCAGCCTGTCTCTTGCCGGCGTGGTCACCAGTCCCGTTGTCCTGTACCTCGTGATGACCGCAAGGGCGGGCAAGGGCCTTTCGTTCGGAATGACCTGGCTTTCGGCGGGGCTGGCCGCCGGAATCCTCGTCCTGGCGCTGCCGTTTCTCGCTGCGCGCACGCTTTCCGATCCCGTTGCCCATGCCCATCAGCTTGCCGCGCTCGACACGGCCTTTGCCGCGGGCTTCGTCTTCGCTCTCGTCCTGTCGGCGCAAATCGCCGTGCTCGCCTTCACCGGCGGCGGTGCCCTCCTCTTTACCCGGGAACTCGTGCTGCCTTACATGCTGCCGGGAATGGCGGAGGCCGGCAACCGGTTCGCCGGACGCATTGCCATTGCGATCGCCTTTCTGGCGGTGGCCTTCCTTGCAGCCTTCGCGCCCCTTCCGTCGGCCATTCTGGCATCGTTGGCCCTGCCGCTCTCCATCCAGCTCTTTCCGGCCCTTCTGGGTCTTGCCTTCGTGCGCTGGATCAGCCGCAGCGCCGTCATCATCGGCCTGATCCTGGGCGGCCTCTTCGTGTTTTTCACCGAGCCGCCCGGTCTCGTATTGTTCGAGGGGCTTTTCCTCGATCTTCCGTGGGGCCGCTGGCCGCTCACCATCCATTCGGCGCTCTGGGGCCTCGTGCTCAATCTGTCGGCGGTGCTGCTCGTCTCCATCTTCACCCGCAAGGGCGAGGAAAGGACGCGGCGCGACCGGCTGCATGACGAATTTGCGGCGCGCTGGCCGACGGACTT
It encodes the following:
- a CDS encoding bacteriorhodopsin produces the protein MFGALFTSQDVVSSAYAGVLVATFSTAILCFLGLSWVNEKWRAPVAMVGVAALASSLHYVGAASLWLSLQKASGGVRFSGWFTVHPLQVAAVYFYVTTLGKVPVGVFWRMSAAALLMVFSRYLGDAGFFNPTFGVLLSIGFWLYILGEMYFGAMTGLVRKASRPVRFGYFWIRLIFTIGWAIYPILHFVDVVIGTGQASGVIALYTLFDLVNLITPSLIVLAVAGQERY
- a CDS encoding flotillin domain-containing protein; protein product: MNGADAIAIIILITILIAVGVYLLHWLYRHSSKDQSFVRTGSGGEKVVMGGGALVIPIIHDITVVNMNAIPVEIRRQGEQSLITRNKMRVDIAAEFFVRVVATKDGVSTAARTLGVRTQDPLAVKEIIQGRFVDAMAAVAASMTMDEIHVDRAGFMERVADIAGKTLGTNGLELENASLTSLNQTDISVFNPANAFDAEGLTQITEQVESHRKLRNRIENEVRIDIKMKDYEAEQRALEIDRDLEYARIEQARAIEVRKVAQQAEIEAERSTSTISITQARVRAEEEAERIRIAKDQAVDAERIRAQNEVRALEIERQRETELTEIASRTRLETERILTRQQVDAERIERERLVREAEIKARLDIEVFDSRSGAQIEQARLDRQREVEARRIETEREIELLSVDKEKTVKVVNEQAAAEQEKAAIVKRHQVELERLKKDEDVAQQEILKHQKIKLAETQSHRKVEDAQIVANREIEELRVAAGKYIDRYIIEQDMEIELADKRRLIAVVNKAIEEAVARTNEAEARKQLTLVEEQVETTRAEELAARNKKIEIISAEAAAEREALRMVRRAEAEKLSAEQRAEADIAEARAAGIRYETDAEGNRKLNDAENMRNDESRRSAIYEQLVKSLPQIIRESVKPMENIESIKILQVDGLPGLNSPSETGGAGGASPSGGNIPDQVVNSAMKYRTQVAFVDGLMEEIGLPLKNLGSAGGMSFRNFPPTPGAKTGKDDD